In Candidatus Syntrophoarchaeum caldarius, one DNA window encodes the following:
- a CDS encoding glucose-1-phosphate thymidylyltransferase → MIREAVILAAGEGQRLRPFTETKPKVMIKVANIPILEYAVNALKGVGIRDIVIVVGYKKERIIDHFGDGSESGVNIRYAEQKQQIGTAHALKQAENMVEDTFIVLPGDNIIDFRALESIEEPWTLLYQRVKEVSKYGAVILEAGKVVAIVEKPLDARSHLANTGIYALTTEIFDEIGNETSLVAVLNSYAKTHEIRAVENRGIWMDVVYPWDVLKVNEHAMFFSGKSIAGRIEDKATIIGNVRIGRNTLIKGNTYIRGPVVIGEGCEIGPNAVIMPSTSIGDNVKLGAHTYISNAVIDGGVIIAAGTYLENSVVSSGCVIGARVTASSGAAELKVADEWHNLETGVFIGEGCSIGANVLADPGTIIGSNSTIAPMNTIRGVIPSDSRVL, encoded by the coding sequence ATGATCAGAGAGGCGGTTATACTTGCAGCAGGAGAAGGTCAACGGCTACGGCCCTTCACGGAAACAAAGCCCAAGGTCATGATAAAGGTGGCAAACATACCGATCCTGGAGTACGCAGTGAACGCATTGAAGGGTGTGGGCATCCGTGATATTGTCATCGTTGTTGGCTATAAAAAGGAGAGGATAATCGATCACTTCGGCGATGGTTCAGAATCTGGCGTTAATATACGATATGCGGAACAGAAACAGCAGATTGGAACAGCCCATGCTTTGAAACAGGCAGAAAATATGGTCGAGGATACGTTTATCGTTCTACCAGGTGATAACATCATCGATTTCAGGGCGCTTGAATCGATCGAAGAACCCTGGACGCTACTATATCAAAGGGTGAAGGAGGTCTCAAAGTATGGTGCGGTCATTCTGGAGGCTGGAAAGGTTGTAGCAATCGTAGAAAAGCCACTTGATGCAAGGAGTCATCTTGCAAATACAGGGATCTATGCACTCACAACCGAGATCTTTGATGAAATCGGGAATGAGACAAGTCTCGTTGCGGTCTTGAATTCGTATGCTAAAACGCATGAGATCAGGGCGGTGGAGAACAGGGGCATCTGGATGGATGTCGTCTATCCATGGGATGTTTTAAAGGTGAACGAGCACGCCATGTTCTTTTCTGGAAAGAGCATCGCTGGCAGAATAGAGGATAAAGCCACGATCATCGGTAATGTGAGGATCGGCAGGAACACGCTCATAAAGGGCAATACGTACATCAGAGGTCCAGTTGTAATCGGTGAGGGGTGCGAGATAGGTCCCAATGCGGTGATAATGCCATCCACATCGATAGGCGATAATGTGAAGCTCGGTGCACACACGTACATCTCAAATGCGGTGATAGATGGAGGTGTCATCATCGCTGCTGGAACTTACCTCGAGAATTCTGTTGTTAGTAGTGGCTGTGTAATTGGTGCGAGGGTTACGGCATCAAGCGGAGCGGCTGAACTCAAGGTGGCGGATGAATGGCATAACCTTGAGACCGGGGTCTTTATCGGAGAGGGATGTTCAATCGGTGCGAATGTGCTTGCAGACCCAGGGACAATAATCGGCAGCAACTCGACAATTGCACCAATGAACACGATTAGAGGAGTGATCCCCTCAGACTCAAGGGTGTTGTAG
- a CDS encoding glutamine--fructose-6-phosphate transaminase, with protein MCGIIGYLGYRRADEVITRGLKRMEYRGYDSWGIAVNNGGVLNVHKCTGSIGDTGMLDLGDSTIGIGHTRWATHGKPSDTNAHPHLDCKREIAVVHNGIIENFLLLREELSEEGHIFASETDTEVIAHLIEKNFDGNLENALLRSLKELKGSYAVVATGIGERKLVGARYKSPLVLGIGDGEYFLASDVTAVLEYTSRVAYLEDGDLVTITDSGYEITNNGVSVEREIELLPWDLDAAEKGGYEHFMLKEIHEIPRVVEDMLLEYVSDTIHLDVSFAAGISEIIFLACGTSYHAALIGKYLIEEEANIPVRVEYASEFNYHRTPMERTLVIGITQSGETADTLEALRGARSFGARVLVITNVLGSSATRIADEVIFTRAGPEIGVAATKTFIAQLIVIYLLASRLSMPAPDEMEKFITEFRMLPEKVQRILDDSEKIQRVGNILAGYDNMIYIGRGTGFPTALEGALKMKEISYIHAEGYPAGELKHGPFALLGAKTPVVACVVKDKTYDIMLNNLKEVKARGSLVVAIAEEDDPEVEKYVDLVVTTPTVESVFTPLTYSVAMQLLAYYTAARIGCAIDKPRNLAKSVTVE; from the coding sequence ATGTGTGGTATCATCGGGTATCTTGGTTACAGGCGCGCGGATGAGGTGATTACCCGAGGGTTGAAACGGATGGAGTACAGGGGTTATGATTCATGGGGGATTGCTGTAAACAATGGAGGTGTGCTTAACGTCCACAAATGCACTGGAAGCATCGGTGATACAGGGATGCTCGATCTTGGTGATAGTACCATCGGTATAGGACATACCAGATGGGCAACCCATGGAAAGCCCTCTGATACAAACGCACACCCGCATCTTGATTGCAAGCGTGAGATAGCAGTGGTACACAATGGCATCATCGAGAACTTTCTTCTTTTGAGAGAAGAGCTCAGTGAAGAGGGGCACATATTCGCCTCTGAGACCGATACAGAGGTGATTGCACACTTAATCGAGAAGAATTTTGATGGGAATCTTGAAAACGCACTTCTGAGATCTCTAAAAGAACTTAAAGGATCATACGCAGTTGTTGCAACAGGCATCGGTGAACGGAAGCTTGTTGGGGCAAGGTACAAAAGCCCGCTCGTTCTCGGAATCGGTGATGGTGAGTACTTTCTCGCATCTGATGTTACAGCAGTTCTTGAATATACCAGCAGGGTTGCGTACTTAGAAGATGGCGATCTCGTTACAATCACAGATAGCGGCTATGAGATCACAAACAATGGAGTGAGTGTTGAGCGGGAGATCGAGCTTCTCCCATGGGATCTTGATGCTGCAGAGAAGGGGGGCTATGAGCACTTCATGCTCAAGGAGATCCATGAGATACCACGTGTAGTTGAAGATATGCTCCTTGAGTACGTATCAGATACCATCCACCTTGATGTTAGCTTTGCAGCCGGTATATCTGAGATCATCTTTCTTGCATGCGGGACCTCCTACCATGCAGCTTTGATTGGAAAGTACCTGATCGAGGAAGAGGCCAACATCCCTGTCAGGGTGGAGTATGCATCAGAGTTCAACTATCATCGCACACCCATGGAAAGAACGCTCGTCATCGGGATAACCCAATCTGGCGAGACCGCGGATACGCTTGAGGCTTTAAGAGGCGCCAGGAGCTTTGGTGCAAGGGTGCTCGTGATAACAAATGTGCTTGGAAGTAGCGCCACAAGGATCGCAGACGAGGTGATTTTTACCCGTGCAGGACCTGAAATCGGTGTTGCTGCAACAAAGACCTTCATCGCCCAGCTCATCGTGATATATCTCCTGGCTTCAAGGCTTTCCATGCCAGCTCCTGATGAGATGGAGAAGTTTATTACCGAATTCAGGATGCTACCTGAGAAAGTGCAGCGGATACTCGATGATTCAGAGAAGATACAGCGTGTGGGAAACATCCTTGCAGGATATGATAACATGATCTACATCGGCAGGGGCACAGGATTTCCAACCGCTCTGGAGGGCGCACTAAAGATGAAAGAGATCTCATACATCCATGCTGAAGGGTATCCTGCAGGTGAACTGAAGCACGGCCCGTTTGCTTTACTTGGTGCAAAAACACCGGTCGTTGCCTGTGTTGTTAAAGATAAGACGTACGATATCATGCTCAACAATTTAAAAGAGGTCAAAGCAAGGGGTTCGCTGGTTGTTGCAATCGCAGAGGAGGATGATCCTGAGGTGGAGAAATATGTTGATCTCGTCGTAACAACACCGACGGTTGAAAGTGTCTTCACTCCCCTCACGTACTCGGTTGCCATGCAGTTACTTGCTTACTACACGGCGGCGAGGATCGGATGTGCGATTGATAAGCCAAGAAATCTTGCAAAGAGTGTGACGGTTGAATAG